The proteins below come from a single Serratia fonticola genomic window:
- the panE gene encoding 2-dehydropantoate 2-reductase gives MKITILGCGALGQLWLAKLYQQGHDVQGWLRVPQPFCAVNVIEPDGTSFNRNLPTNDPEHLRQSELLLVTLKAWQVSSAVTALLPKLNPRCAILLLHNGIGTQEELPPHSQPVLQGITTHAARHDGNTIVHVANGTTHIGPTTQQATHLSHLAEILHQALPDVAWHNNIASASWRKLAVNCVINPLTVLYDCRNGDLQRYPEQIELICREVASVMEMEGHHTSCESLVFYVMQVIQSTADNTSSMLQDIRSQRHTEIDYITGYLLRRGRSHGIPLPENTRLFEIIKRKENSYERIGIGLPGTW, from the coding sequence ATGAAAATAACCATTCTTGGTTGCGGCGCGCTCGGACAACTGTGGCTAGCCAAACTCTATCAGCAGGGCCACGATGTACAAGGATGGTTACGGGTGCCCCAGCCATTTTGTGCGGTCAACGTCATTGAACCCGACGGCACATCGTTTAACCGTAATTTGCCCACCAACGATCCCGAACACCTGCGGCAAAGTGAGTTGCTGCTGGTCACGCTGAAAGCCTGGCAGGTTTCCAGCGCGGTGACGGCATTGCTGCCAAAATTAAACCCTCGCTGTGCCATTTTGCTGCTGCATAACGGCATAGGGACTCAAGAGGAGTTGCCACCGCATAGCCAGCCTGTGCTACAGGGCATCACCACCCATGCCGCACGCCACGATGGTAACACTATTGTGCACGTCGCCAACGGCACCACCCATATCGGCCCAACGACCCAGCAAGCGACCCATCTCAGCCATCTGGCAGAAATTCTGCATCAGGCCCTGCCAGACGTTGCCTGGCATAACAATATTGCTTCGGCCAGTTGGCGCAAGCTGGCGGTCAACTGCGTCATCAACCCGCTAACCGTACTGTATGACTGCCGTAACGGCGATCTACAACGCTACCCTGAGCAGATAGAGCTTATCTGCCGTGAAGTGGCTAGCGTGATGGAGATGGAAGGTCACCACACCTCGTGCGAAAGCCTGGTGTTCTATGTGATGCAAGTGATCCAGTCAACGGCGGATAACACCTCCTCGATGCTGCAGGATATCCGTTCTCAGCGGCACACCGAGATCGACTACATTACCGGTTATTTGCTGCGTCGCGGACGCAGTCACGGCATTCCCCTGCCAGAAAATACCCGGCTGTTTGAAATCATTAAACGCAAGGAAAATAGCTATGAGCGCATCGGTATTGGTCTGCCTGGCACCTGGTAG
- a CDS encoding YajQ family cyclic di-GMP-binding protein — protein MPSFDIVSEIDMQEVRNAVDNATRDLSTRWDFRNVPASFELNEKDESIKVASESDFQVQQLLDILREKLMKRSIEGGALEIPEELTHSGKTYSVDAKLKQGIESSMAKKIVKLIKDSKLKVQAQIQGDEIRVTGKARDDLQSVMALIRGADLGQPFQFKNFRD, from the coding sequence ATGCCATCTTTCGACATCGTTTCCGAAATTGATATGCAGGAAGTTCGCAACGCCGTTGATAACGCTACCCGCGATCTCAGCACCCGTTGGGATTTCCGTAACGTACCGGCCAGCTTTGAGCTGAACGAGAAAGACGAAAGCATTAAGGTCGCCAGCGAGTCTGACTTCCAGGTGCAGCAACTGCTGGATATCCTGCGCGAAAAACTGATGAAACGCAGCATTGAAGGCGGCGCGCTGGAAATCCCGGAAGAGCTGACCCACAGTGGCAAAACCTACAGCGTGGATGCCAAGCTCAAGCAGGGGATCGAAAGCTCAATGGCGAAGAAGATCGTCAAGCTGATCAAAGACAGCAAGCTGAAGGTACAGGCGCAGATCCAGGGTGATGAAATCCGCGTTACCGGTAAGGCGCGCGACGATCTGCAAAGCGTGATGGCGCTGATCCGTGGTGCCGATCTGGGGCAGCCGTTCCAGTTTAAAAACTTCCGCGATTAA
- a CDS encoding MFS transporter — MNDNIMTPQERRATWGLGTVFSLRMLGMFMVLPVLTTYGMALHGASEALIGLAIGIYGLAQAVFQIPFGLISDRVGRKPLIVGGLLIFALGSVIAALSDSIWGIILGRALQGSGAIAAAVMALLSDLTREQNRTKAMAFIGISFGITFAIAMVVGPIVTHAFGLHALFWMIAVLSLAGIAITLLVVPSADEHVLNRESSIVRGSFSKVLNNSRLLKLNFGILCLHILLMSSFVALPLAMEKAGLAAADHWKVYLVTMLVSFIAVVPFIIYAEKYRRMKQVFMGCVAVLFCAEVVLWFSGQHLWGIIAGVQLFFMAFNVMEAILPSLISKESPAGYKGTAMGVYSTSQFIGVAIGGSVGGWLYGFQGAGLVFIAGAVLAAVWFVVSSTMKEPPYVSSLRITLSELAVKDSALQSRLLAQPGVAEAVVVPEERSAYVKVDTKQTNRGQLEALIAAL; from the coding sequence ATGAACGACAATATTATGACGCCCCAAGAACGCCGCGCGACCTGGGGCTTGGGAACCGTGTTCTCTCTGCGCATGCTTGGCATGTTTATGGTGTTACCGGTACTGACCACCTATGGGATGGCGCTGCACGGTGCCAGTGAGGCACTGATCGGCCTGGCTATCGGTATTTATGGCCTAGCGCAGGCGGTATTTCAGATCCCCTTCGGCCTGATTTCCGACCGCGTTGGCCGTAAACCACTGATCGTCGGCGGGCTGTTGATCTTCGCCCTTGGCAGCGTTATCGCGGCCTTAAGCGACTCCATTTGGGGCATCATTCTTGGCCGAGCATTGCAGGGCTCCGGGGCGATAGCTGCTGCGGTGATGGCGCTGCTGTCGGATTTGACCCGCGAACAGAACCGTACCAAGGCGATGGCGTTTATCGGCATCAGCTTCGGTATCACCTTTGCTATCGCCATGGTGGTAGGCCCGATAGTGACCCATGCTTTCGGTTTGCATGCGCTGTTCTGGATGATTGCCGTGCTGTCACTAGCCGGTATCGCTATTACCTTGCTGGTCGTCCCTTCTGCCGACGAACACGTGCTGAACCGGGAATCGAGTATCGTACGGGGCAGTTTCAGCAAGGTGCTGAACAATTCGCGGCTGTTGAAACTCAACTTTGGCATCCTGTGCCTGCATATCCTGCTGATGTCCAGCTTTGTCGCCCTACCGTTGGCGATGGAAAAAGCCGGGCTGGCCGCTGCGGACCACTGGAAAGTCTATCTGGTCACCATGCTGGTTTCCTTCATTGCCGTAGTGCCGTTTATCATTTATGCGGAGAAATACCGCCGTATGAAGCAGGTCTTTATGGGCTGCGTGGCAGTGCTGTTTTGCGCCGAGGTAGTGCTGTGGTTTTCTGGCCAGCACCTTTGGGGCATCATTGCCGGGGTGCAACTGTTCTTTATGGCGTTTAACGTCATGGAGGCCATTCTGCCTTCGTTAATCAGCAAAGAGTCCCCTGCGGGTTATAAAGGCACAGCGATGGGGGTTTACTCCACCAGCCAGTTTATTGGCGTGGCCATCGGCGGCAGCGTGGGCGGCTGGTTATATGGTTTTCAGGGAGCAGGGTTGGTGTTTATCGCCGGTGCGGTACTTGCCGCCGTCTGGTTTGTGGTCAGCAGCACCATGAAAGAGCCGCCTTACGTCAGCAGCCTGCGTATCACGTTGTCTGAACTGGCGGTAAAAGATTCGGCGTTACAAAGCCGCTTGCTGGCTCAGCCGGGCGTAGCAGAAGCGGTTGTGGTTCCCGAGGAGCGCAGCGCTTACGTGAAGGTAGATACCAAACAGACCAATCGCGGTCAGTTGGAAGCCCTGATCGCAGCGCTTTAA
- the cyoE gene encoding heme o synthase has translation MIKQYLQVTKPGIIFGNLISVVGGFLLASKGSIDYPLFLATLLGVSLVVASGCVFNNYIDRDIDKKMERTKNRVLVKGLIAPSVSLVYATLLGIAGFALLYIAANPLAMWLAVMGFVVYVGVYSLYMKRHSVYGTLIGSLSGAAPPVIGYCAVTNEFDAGALILLAIFSLWQMPHSYAIAIFRFKDYQAANIPVLPVVKGISVAKNHITLYILAFMIATLMLTLGGYAGYKYLIVAAAVSVWWLGMALRGYKAENDSVWARKLFVFSIVAITSLSVMMSIDFSASATPETLLTYAW, from the coding sequence ATGATTAAGCAATACCTGCAAGTAACTAAACCAGGAATTATTTTCGGTAATTTAATTTCTGTCGTCGGGGGATTCCTGCTCGCTTCCAAAGGGAGCATCGACTATCCCCTGTTTCTCGCCACCCTGTTAGGGGTCTCGTTGGTGGTTGCCTCGGGCTGTGTATTTAACAACTACATTGACCGCGACATCGACAAGAAAATGGAGAGAACGAAGAACCGGGTGCTGGTAAAAGGCCTGATCGCGCCGAGTGTGAGCCTGGTTTACGCTACCTTGCTGGGTATTGCTGGTTTTGCACTGCTGTATATCGCGGCCAACCCGCTGGCCATGTGGCTGGCGGTGATGGGCTTTGTGGTTTATGTCGGCGTTTACAGCCTGTACATGAAACGCCACTCGGTATACGGCACGCTGATCGGCAGCCTGTCTGGGGCCGCGCCGCCGGTGATTGGCTACTGCGCGGTCACCAACGAGTTTGATGCTGGTGCATTGATCCTGCTGGCTATCTTCAGCCTGTGGCAGATGCCGCATTCCTATGCGATTGCCATCTTCCGCTTTAAAGATTACCAGGCAGCCAATATCCCGGTACTGCCGGTGGTGAAAGGCATCTCTGTTGCCAAAAACCACATCACGCTCTACATCCTGGCGTTTATGATCGCCACGCTGATGCTGACCCTGGGCGGTTATGCTGGCTACAAATACCTGATCGTCGCAGCGGCGGTGAGCGTGTGGTGGCTAGGCATGGCGTTACGCGGTTACAAAGCGGAAAATGACAGCGTCTGGGCGCGCAAACTGTTTGTGTTCTCAATCGTGGCCATTACTTCACTTAGCGTAATGATGTCGATCGATTTCAGTGCCAGTGCTACACCAGAAACCCTGTTAACCTACGCTTGGTAA
- a CDS encoding cytochrome o ubiquinol oxidase subunit IV, translated as MSHSSHDTSHGGASHGSVKSYLTGFILSVILTVIPFAMVMSGSASHSTILAVVVGMAVIQVIVHLVYFLHMNTSSEERWNLVALLFTAMIIGIVVVGSLWIMYNLNINMMVD; from the coding sequence ATGAGCCATTCATCCCATGATACCTCTCACGGCGGCGCAAGCCACGGTAGCGTGAAGTCATATCTGACCGGCTTTATCCTGTCGGTCATCCTGACGGTAATTCCATTTGCGATGGTGATGAGCGGCAGCGCCTCTCACTCCACCATCCTGGCGGTTGTGGTCGGCATGGCGGTTATCCAGGTGATCGTTCACCTGGTTTACTTCCTGCATATGAACACCTCATCGGAAGAGCGCTGGAACCTGGTGGCATTGCTGTTCACCGCTATGATCATCGGTATCGTTGTTGTGGGTTCACTCTGGATTATGTACAACCTCAACATCAACATGATGGTCGATTAA
- a CDS encoding cytochrome o ubiquinol oxidase subunit III: MSTDTLTNHSAAHAEHGHHDAGETKVFGFWVYLMSDCILFASLFATYAVLVNGTAGGPTGKDIFDLNFVLVETFLLLFSSITYGMAMIGMNKGKVSSVNTWLFLTFLFGVGFVAMEIYEFHHLIAEGYGPDRSAFLSSFFALVGTHGLHVTTGLIWIIIMMIQVSKRGLNPTNKTRLMCLSLFWHFLDVVWICVFTVVYLLGVM; this comes from the coding sequence ATGTCAACTGATACTCTGACCAACCATAGCGCAGCCCATGCCGAGCATGGGCACCACGACGCAGGAGAAACCAAGGTCTTCGGATTCTGGGTTTACCTGATGAGCGACTGTATTTTGTTTGCGAGCTTGTTCGCAACCTATGCAGTACTGGTGAATGGGACCGCTGGCGGTCCCACTGGGAAAGATATCTTCGACCTGAATTTTGTACTGGTTGAAACTTTCCTCCTGCTGTTCAGCTCCATCACCTACGGTATGGCGATGATCGGCATGAACAAGGGCAAGGTAAGCAGCGTTAACACCTGGCTGTTCCTGACCTTCCTGTTTGGCGTCGGCTTCGTGGCGATGGAGATCTATGAATTCCATCACCTGATCGCCGAAGGTTACGGCCCAGACCGCAGTGCGTTCCTCTCCAGCTTCTTTGCGCTGGTGGGTACTCACGGTCTGCACGTAACCACCGGTCTGATCTGGATCATCATCATGATGATTCAGGTGAGCAAGCGTGGCCTGAACCCAACCAATAAAACCCGTCTGATGTGTCTGAGCCTGTTCTGGCACTTCCTGGACGTGGTCTGGATCTGCGTATTTACCGTTGTCTACCTGCTGGGGGTAATGTAA